One Polaribacter sp. SA4-12 genomic window carries:
- a CDS encoding DUF4129 domain-containing protein — protein MKKTLFLLLFFYANIGFGQFMIDETTAVEKEPEQKKVIAIDTIHHEKSIEYADKRAFEDDLKEKYNDKEFIYTEEKIEEEKEEKDSAVGLAFAKGFLFFISKVFPFLLGGLIIFIILKTFLGTETNFWNFKKTKKKVAEQLIYEDEDIHETDIDGLLQDAIHNKEYRLAIRYHYLSALKILSNKKLIDYHKDKTNSEYLFEIENSTTRTDFSYLSYVYSYVWYGDFPIDETNYKLAENKYSSFKSSLK, from the coding sequence ATGAAAAAAACACTATTCCTCTTGTTGTTTTTCTATGCGAATATTGGCTTTGGGCAGTTTATGATAGATGAAACTACTGCTGTTGAAAAAGAGCCAGAACAAAAGAAAGTAATAGCGATAGATACTATCCATCATGAAAAATCTATTGAATATGCTGATAAAAGAGCTTTTGAGGACGATTTAAAAGAAAAATACAACGATAAAGAGTTTATTTATACAGAAGAAAAAATAGAAGAGGAAAAAGAAGAAAAAGATTCTGCTGTAGGTCTTGCATTTGCTAAAGGGTTCCTATTCTTTATAAGCAAAGTCTTTCCTTTCTTATTAGGTGGACTTATCATCTTTATTATTCTGAAAACGTTCTTAGGTACAGAAACGAACTTTTGGAACTTTAAAAAGACGAAAAAGAAAGTTGCAGAACAATTAATTTATGAAGATGAAGACATTCATGAAACAGATATTGATGGATTGCTACAAGATGCAATTCATAATAAAGAATATAGATTAGCAATTCGCTACCATTATTTATCAGCTTTAAAAATATTATCGAATAAGAAACTCATTGATTATCATAAAGATAAAACCAATTCGGAATACCTTTTTGAAATTGAGAACAGCACTACAAGAACCGATTTTTCGTATTTATCTTATGTGTATTCTTATGTTTGGTATGGAGATTTCCCAATCGATGAAACCAACTATAAATTGGCAGAAAACAAGTATTCATCTTTTAAATCTTCTTTAAAATGA
- a CDS encoding stage II sporulation protein M produces MREVAFIKQNKEKWLEFEQVISNKEKKSPDDIANLHIKIMNDLVYAQTYYPKSKVTLYLNKLAKSSFDKVYHSKRRSKNVFLYFFFDKVPLLCYQYRKYIYVSFILFFAFFLIGLLSTFNDDSFARQILGDNYINQTLENIESGDAMAIYKGGSNWGTFIGIYDNNQRVGLNMFLSGLFIGIGTGFYVVHNAIMVAVFQAFFYQNNSFFDSIKGIWIHGTYEIFGMIIEAAAGYIIGASILFPGAFKRFESFKRGMKSAFYIFISTIPFTLAAAFLEGYVTRYSNAMPTIICFAIIGFSLVSISYYYLVLPFKVANKYNLR; encoded by the coding sequence ATGAGAGAAGTCGCTTTTATAAAGCAAAATAAAGAAAAATGGCTTGAATTTGAACAAGTAATTTCAAATAAAGAGAAAAAAAGTCCTGACGACATAGCCAACCTACATATAAAGATCATGAATGATTTGGTATATGCACAAACCTATTACCCAAAAAGTAAGGTTACGCTCTATTTAAATAAGCTCGCTAAGTCAAGCTTCGACAAGGTTTACCATTCTAAAAGACGAAGTAAAAATGTCTTTTTATATTTCTTTTTTGATAAAGTGCCACTACTCTGCTACCAATACAGAAAATATATTTATGTATCGTTTATTCTCTTTTTCGCGTTCTTTTTAATCGGATTGTTATCCACTTTTAATGATGATTCTTTTGCGAGACAGATTTTAGGAGACAATTATATAAATCAAACTCTCGAAAACATAGAAAGCGGTGATGCAATGGCAATTTATAAAGGCGGTAGCAATTGGGGAACTTTTATCGGTATTTATGATAACAACCAACGTGTTGGATTAAACATGTTTCTTTCGGGATTGTTTATAGGAATCGGAACTGGTTTTTACGTGGTTCATAACGCAATTATGGTCGCGGTTTTTCAGGCTTTCTTTTATCAAAATAACAGTTTTTTTGATAGTATAAAAGGAATTTGGATTCATGGAACGTATGAGATTTTTGGTATGATTATAGAAGCTGCAGCAGGTTATATTATTGGCGCAAGCATCTTATTTCCAGGTGCTTTTAAACGTTTCGAATCTTTTAAACGTGGTATGAAATCTGCGTTCTATATCTTTATAAGTACCATTCCTTTTACTTTAGCAGCAGCTTTTTTAGAAGGATATGTTACTCGATATTCTAACGCAATGCCAACAATTATTTGTTTTGCTATTATTGGGTTTAGCTTGGTTTCTATTAGTTATTATTACTTGGTTTTACCTTTTAAGGTGGCTAATAAATACAATTTACGTTAA
- a CDS encoding DUF4350 domain-containing protein gives MMTLQYLKKYAPLLLLFALIGCNKTDWGENFKEKKKTPFGTYIIYNEAKELFKDNHVTLLKQNIYDHLLFNSVIDSTELQNYICIKHSGYKHTNNGVSELLDFVSQGNNVFLAFNHFKDTLQSSLKFTTNNLDKKVNSIRGLKKLKGTFELNNKQFSKREFSFDRNIRRNYFLEYNENSTSVLGTMEIDGEKVPNFIKIHHGKGAFYLHTQPIAFTNYYLLNGTEEYAANVLSYLPNNDIIWDPHIKSSKYSDAKEDDNNVFKFFLEHQTLTWFLLVSLIGLLLFMLFNARRKQRPIPIIEPFKNSTVAFTQTIANLYLKEQDHKNLVDKKITYFLEKVRAKFLLDTSNLNADFIEKLAAKSGNELQRTKYLVNTIITLNKRSECSEEELVVLHKMIENFLNN, from the coding sequence ATGATGACACTCCAATATTTAAAAAAATACGCTCCGCTCCTACTTTTATTCGCTTTAATCGGCTGTAATAAAACAGATTGGGGAGAGAATTTTAAAGAGAAAAAGAAAACTCCGTTTGGTACTTATATTATTTATAATGAAGCAAAAGAGCTTTTTAAAGACAATCATGTTACTTTATTAAAACAAAATATTTACGATCATTTACTATTCAATTCAGTTATTGATAGCACAGAGCTTCAAAACTACATTTGTATAAAACATAGTGGTTATAAGCATACTAATAATGGTGTTTCAGAGCTTTTAGACTTTGTATCTCAAGGGAATAACGTTTTTTTAGCTTTTAATCATTTTAAAGATACTTTACAGTCTTCTTTAAAATTCACCACCAATAATTTAGATAAAAAGGTAAATTCTATTAGAGGTCTAAAGAAATTAAAAGGAACTTTCGAATTGAATAATAAACAATTTTCTAAAAGGGAATTTTCATTTGATAGAAACATCCGTAGAAACTACTTTTTAGAATACAATGAGAATAGTACTAGCGTTTTAGGAACCATGGAAATTGATGGAGAGAAAGTCCCCAATTTCATTAAAATACATCATGGTAAAGGTGCTTTCTACCTACATACACAACCAATTGCGTTTACCAATTACTATTTATTAAATGGTACTGAAGAATATGCCGCAAATGTATTATCCTATTTACCAAATAACGATATCATTTGGGATCCACACATAAAATCGAGTAAATATTCAGATGCAAAAGAAGATGATAATAATGTTTTTAAGTTTTTTCTAGAACATCAAACATTAACGTGGTTTTTATTGGTCTCACTTATTGGTTTATTATTGTTTATGCTTTTTAACGCCCGAAGAAAACAACGTCCGATTCCTATTATTGAGCCTTTTAAAAACTCAACAGTAGCATTTACACAAACCATTGCAAACTTGTATTTAAAAGAACAAGATCATAAGAATTTGGTTGATAAAAAAATCACTTATTTCTTAGAAAAAGTACGTGCTAAATTTTTATTAGACACCTCTAATTTAAATGCTGATTTTATAGAAAAATTAGCCGCTAAATCTGGAAACGAATTACAAAGAACAAAATATTTAGTTAATACAATCATTACTTTAAATAAAAGGTCAGAATGCTCTGAGGAAGAATTAGTTGTATTACATAAAATGATAGAAAATTTCTTAAATAACTAA
- a CDS encoding AAA family ATPase — protein sequence METPNNEEVQENLEFENRIDLSELQESVFKIKKELKKVIVGQKDMMDLLIVSLLADGHVLIEGVPGVAKTITAKLLARTIDVGFSRIQFTPDLMPSDILGTSVFNVKTSDFEFKKGPIFSSMILIDEINRAPAKTQAALFEVMEEKQITIDGQTFKMDEPFVVLATQNPIEQEGTYRLPEAQLDRFLFKINVAYPNADEELEILLKEQALENTTKASKIETVITGEKIVEFRNLVNQIKIEGNLLKYIANIVVNTRSNSFLYLGASPRASIAILGASKAFAAIEGRDFVTPEDIKRATIPVLEHRVIVTPEREMEGLTSKQIIVQIIEAVEIPR from the coding sequence ATGGAAACACCAAATAACGAGGAAGTACAAGAGAATTTAGAATTCGAAAATAGAATTGATTTATCTGAATTACAAGAGAGTGTTTTCAAGATAAAAAAGGAATTAAAAAAAGTCATTGTTGGTCAAAAAGATATGATGGATTTGTTAATCGTTTCCCTCCTTGCAGATGGTCATGTTTTAATTGAAGGTGTACCTGGAGTAGCAAAAACAATTACTGCTAAATTACTAGCAAGAACAATTGATGTTGGTTTTAGCAGAATTCAGTTTACACCAGATTTAATGCCTTCAGATATTTTAGGAACTTCTGTTTTTAATGTAAAAACCTCTGATTTTGAGTTTAAAAAAGGTCCTATTTTTTCAAGCATGATTTTAATTGATGAAATTAATAGAGCACCTGCAAAAACACAAGCTGCTTTGTTTGAGGTTATGGAAGAAAAACAAATTACAATTGACGGACAAACCTTTAAAATGGATGAGCCTTTTGTAGTTTTAGCAACCCAAAACCCTATTGAACAAGAAGGAACCTATAGATTACCAGAAGCACAATTAGATCGTTTTTTATTCAAAATAAACGTAGCATACCCAAACGCTGATGAGGAATTAGAAATCCTTTTAAAAGAACAAGCCTTAGAAAACACAACAAAAGCAAGTAAAATAGAAACGGTTATTACTGGTGAGAAAATTGTTGAATTTAGAAATTTAGTCAATCAGATTAAAATTGAAGGAAATTTACTAAAATACATTGCAAACATTGTAGTAAACACACGTTCTAACTCGTTTTTATATTTAGGCGCTTCACCAAGAGCAAGTATTGCTATTTTAGGCGCTTCTAAAGCTTTTGCAGCTATTGAAGGACGCGATTTTGTAACTCCAGAAGATATTAAAAGAGCTACAATTCCTGTTTTAGAACACAGAGTTATCGTAACACCAGAAAGAGAAATGGAAGGTTTAACTAGTAAACAGATAATAGTACAGATTATTGAAGCTGTGGAAATTCCTAGATAA
- a CDS encoding IS110 family transposase: MSKIIGIDISKQTFDVSYLEKDKWIHKIFKNQNTGFEQFIKLISASDWIVMEASGPYYVQLATFLHASSFNVCVLNPLIIRRYSQTRLYRAKTDKKDAKTIAEYGAQYELKRWCPESKPSIEIKQLYTALELLKKQKHQTKRQLESFEATGLLSSDLRKELKQVLILLIRRIDKFEKKIEQIGRLAYKDTVERIKTIPGIGLKTAIMMSVITDNFTKFDNYKQLTAFVGFSPRLYQSGTSVKGKGHICKMGKPQIRKLLYLCSWSAKRVNKNCIEMYERLKEKGKPERVIKIAIANKLIKQIFSIATNKQIYNENHQNLYFLK, translated from the coding sequence ATGAGTAAAATTATAGGAATTGATATTAGTAAGCAAACCTTTGATGTTTCTTATTTAGAAAAAGATAAATGGATTCACAAAATTTTTAAGAATCAAAATACAGGTTTTGAGCAATTTATTAAATTGATTAGTGCATCAGACTGGATTGTAATGGAGGCTAGTGGTCCTTATTATGTTCAGTTAGCAACTTTTTTACATGCATCTAGTTTTAATGTATGTGTATTAAATCCTTTGATAATTAGAAGATATAGTCAAACAAGATTATATAGAGCAAAAACAGATAAAAAAGACGCAAAGACAATTGCCGAATATGGTGCTCAATATGAGTTAAAAAGATGGTGTCCAGAGAGTAAACCTAGTATAGAAATTAAACAACTTTACACAGCTTTAGAATTACTAAAAAAACAAAAACATCAAACAAAAAGACAATTAGAATCCTTTGAAGCAACAGGTTTGTTGAGTTCGGATCTTAGAAAAGAATTAAAACAAGTACTAATATTATTAATAAGACGTATTGATAAGTTTGAAAAAAAGATAGAGCAAATAGGAAGATTAGCTTATAAAGACACGGTTGAAAGAATAAAAACGATACCAGGAATCGGGCTAAAAACGGCTATTATGATGAGTGTTATTACAGATAATTTCACAAAATTTGATAACTATAAACAACTGACAGCTTTTGTAGGATTTAGTCCAAGGCTATATCAATCAGGAACAAGTGTAAAAGGTAAAGGACATATTTGTAAAATGGGCAAACCTCAAATTAGAAAACTTTTGTATTTATGTAGTTGGTCTGCAAAAAGAGTAAATAAAAATTGTATCGAAATGTATGAACGACTTAAAGAAAAAGGAAAACCCGAGAGAGTAATTAAAATTGCAATAGCTAATAAATTAATAAAGCAAATTTTTTCTATTGCGACTAACAAACAAATTTACAATGAAAATCATCAAAACTTATATTTTCTGAAATAA